One genomic segment of Candidatus Fukatsuia endosymbiont of Tuberolachnus salignus includes these proteins:
- a CDS encoding tyrosine-type recombinase/integrase, producing MARKRKPANRDLPPNLYVRNNGYYCYRDPRTGKEYGVGSVKRIAINEAIAMNMQIFDQRHSLVDRINVGNTGNTLSVTEWIAQFTEKLHQCGLRPKTIQDYQKRLAPVAHAFPDRILSTLTTKEIAIFLNSYTEQGKNASAKLIRSVLIDMFNEAIAEGHLEANPVEATRNPRVQVRRERLSLEAFLVIREVANQRPPWVGLSMDLALLTGQRMGDIRQMQWKDIHDGKWWLQQQKTGMKLAIPLTLSLAIIDKNVEGILNDCRQHIKGEHYVFVGRTKTCFSQGLLSTGFADSREKSGLKWQGTPPSFHEIRSLSARLYSEARGKDFAQKLLGHKSSVMTDKYRDSRGSEWEEV from the coding sequence ATGGCACGCAAAAGAAAGCCGGCTAACCGAGACCTGCCGCCCAATCTGTATGTCCGCAATAACGGTTACTATTGCTACCGAGACCCCCGCACAGGTAAGGAATACGGCGTAGGGAGCGTGAAACGTATCGCGATCAACGAAGCGATTGCCATGAACATGCAGATTTTTGACCAACGCCATAGCCTGGTAGACAGAATCAACGTGGGCAATACGGGCAATACGCTATCGGTGACAGAATGGATAGCCCAATTTACGGAAAAATTGCACCAATGTGGTCTTCGTCCTAAGACGATTCAGGACTACCAAAAAAGATTAGCGCCCGTCGCTCATGCTTTCCCTGATAGGATATTGAGTACACTGACCACCAAAGAGATTGCTATTTTTTTAAACAGTTACACCGAGCAAGGTAAAAACGCCAGTGCAAAGTTAATCCGTAGTGTACTTATCGATATGTTTAATGAAGCGATTGCAGAAGGTCATCTGGAAGCGAATCCGGTAGAAGCCACAAGGAATCCTCGTGTACAAGTACGGCGTGAGCGCTTATCACTGGAAGCGTTTCTCGTGATTAGAGAGGTTGCCAATCAGCGACCACCGTGGGTGGGGTTAAGCATGGATTTAGCCTTACTCACAGGTCAGCGAATGGGGGACATCCGGCAGATGCAGTGGAAAGATATTCATGACGGAAAATGGTGGTTACAGCAACAGAAGACCGGGATGAAACTGGCGATACCCTTAACCTTGAGTTTGGCAATCATTGATAAAAACGTTGAAGGCATTCTCAATGATTGTCGGCAACACATAAAGGGTGAACATTATGTTTTTGTGGGAAGGACGAAAACGTGTTTTAGTCAGGGACTTCTATCGACAGGGTTTGCAGATTCAAGAGAAAAATCCGGTTTGAAATGGCAGGGTACACCGCCCTCATTTCACGAAATCAGAAGTTTATCCGCGAGGCTGTACAGTGAAGCGAGGGGTAAGGATTTCGCGCAGAAATTACTGGGACATAAATCTTCTGTCATGACGGATAAATACCGTGACAGCAGAGGGAGTGAATGGGAGGAAGTTTGA
- a CDS encoding IS630 transposase-related protein has product MTYPLKFRQHVLAIKEQEKLTYAQTATRFCIGTASLMRWAKRIEPCLTRDKPASKIARAALILDVETYPDASQYERAQRMGVSARGICHALKRAGFSYKKNILSSKSQRPIPRRFSDQDPGL; this is encoded by the coding sequence ATGACTTATCCATTAAAATTTCGCCAACATGTATTGGCTATTAAAGAGCAAGAAAAGCTTACATATGCCCAAACGGCCACACGTTTTTGTATTGGGACCGCAAGTCTGATGCGCTGGGCTAAACGAATAGAACCTTGTCTGACACGTGATAAACCCGCCAGTAAAATAGCTCGAGCGGCGTTGATTCTTGATGTGGAAACCTACCCTGACGCGTCTCAATACGAGCGAGCCCAACGTATGGGAGTGAGCGCTAGAGGTATCTGCCATGCGTTGAAACGGGCAGGGTTTAGCTATAAAAAAAACATTTTATCATCCAAAAGCCAACGCCCAATCCCGAGAAGATTTTCAGATCAAGATCCAGGCCTATGA
- a CDS encoding lambda exonuclease family protein has protein sequence MEQRTEAWFAARCGKVTASKLAEVMAKVKTGDAATRKKYRAELICQRLTGKREDTFVTLDMKHGTALEPVARKAYLLREFAVEVTEVGLVDHPTIKGFAASPDGLVNEDGLIEIKCPKTWTHLKTIRTGEPEKKYRLQMHAQMLCTGRRWCDFVSYDNRLPDTLAYFKKRIHFDEALGKEIETEVRKFLQELEDEIEQIKTYGKVA, from the coding sequence ATGGAACAACGAACAGAAGCCTGGTTTGCTGCAAGATGCGGCAAGGTCACAGCCAGCAAATTGGCAGAGGTGATGGCAAAAGTAAAAACAGGCGACGCCGCAACGCGAAAAAAATACAGGGCCGAGCTGATTTGCCAGCGTCTGACGGGGAAACGGGAAGACACCTTTGTCACGCTCGACATGAAGCACGGGACAGCACTGGAACCCGTCGCGCGTAAGGCTTACCTATTGCGTGAATTTGCAGTAGAGGTCACGGAAGTGGGGCTCGTCGACCACCCTACCATCAAGGGGTTTGCCGCCAGTCCCGACGGACTGGTTAATGAGGATGGTCTCATCGAAATCAAATGCCCAAAAACCTGGACACATCTGAAAACGATAAGAACAGGTGAACCAGAAAAAAAATACCGCCTGCAAATGCACGCGCAAATGCTGTGTACGGGGCGAAGATGGTGTGACTTTGTCAGCTATGACAATCGACTGCCTGACACATTAGCCTACTTCAAAAAGCGCATTCACTTTGATGAGGCACTGGGCAAGGAAATTGAAACAGAAGTGCGAAAATTTCTTCAGGAACTTGAAGATGAAATCGAACAGATTAAAACGTATGGGAAAGTGGCATGA
- a CDS encoding Rpn family recombination-promoting nuclease/putative transposase: MKAIISPHDAFCKKFLGNLEVARDFLKTHLPPAVLKKCDLSTLKVEDCSFVDENLRQYFSDIVYSMQMNDGSKAYIQCIIEHQSNPQLLMTFRELRYCVGIWQKCFDKNPNEKLPIVVPILFYHGKRRPYPYSRDLMDCFVDPELAREIYTKPFPLVDISVIPDEEIMTHGHVALMELVQKHIYMRDMINIVGPIAELLNKGYTNRELFHALLYYITYQGETKNTEKFFKALVDQTPTYREDIMTIAQQLEKRGEKRGIEQGLEQGMQQGMQQGMQQGMQQGEKKASLKIAKELLSRGINRDVIKTATGLSDQDIKNIEVLLH; encoded by the coding sequence ATGAAAGCAATAATTTCTCCTCACGACGCCTTCTGTAAGAAGTTTTTGGGTAATCTTGAGGTGGCACGAGACTTTTTGAAAACACATTTACCGCCCGCTGTTTTGAAGAAATGTGACCTTTCTACACTGAAAGTAGAAGATTGCTCCTTTGTTGATGAAAATTTGAGACAATATTTCTCTGATATTGTTTATTCAATGCAGATGAACGACGGCAGCAAGGCGTACATTCAGTGTATTATCGAACATCAAAGCAACCCGCAACTTTTGATGACGTTTCGTGAATTACGCTATTGTGTGGGGATTTGGCAAAAATGTTTTGACAAAAACCCGAACGAAAAATTACCTATTGTGGTGCCGATATTGTTTTATCACGGAAAAAGGCGGCCCTATCCTTACAGCAGGGATTTGATGGATTGTTTTGTTGACCCGGAGCTAGCCAGAGAAATCTACACCAAGCCGTTTCCTTTGGTGGATATTAGCGTTATTCCTGATGAGGAAATCATGACACACGGCCATGTGGCGTTGATGGAACTGGTGCAAAAACACATTTACATGCGTGATATGATAAACATTGTCGGACCCATTGCAGAACTATTGAATAAAGGTTATACAAACCGTGAATTGTTCCACGCTTTGCTCTATTATATCACCTACCAAGGGGAAACGAAGAATACTGAAAAGTTCTTCAAAGCGCTCGTGGATCAGACACCCACTTACCGTGAGGACATTATGACGATTGCACAACAACTCGAAAAACGGGGCGAAAAACGGGGCATAGAACAAGGTCTGGAACAAGGCATGCAACAAGGCATGCAACAAGGCATGCAACAGGGCATGCAACAGGGTGAAAAAAAAGCATCCTTAAAAATTGCGAAAGAACTTCTCTCTCGAGGGATAAATCGCGATGTAATTAAAACGGCTACTGGACTTTCTGACCAAGATATTAAAAATATTGAAGTATTGCTACATTAA
- a CDS encoding helix-turn-helix transcriptional regulator, with amino-acid sequence MNKINLSSRSLPLTAMMENSQDVWGIKDSESRFIYTNRAFLDFLNVPQGFDVIGRRDDELPTCILEFTLIIQKLEREVIKSGQKITLIKTHFFGREQKLQPYLYETFPLHNKRNKCIGTVFYGRKLAIISLPHYVDKLTATLLLDPPSTLFTQSELRIIFYLLRTMSAKEIGKKLARSHRTIENRIRILYQKAKVHSLLDFKHFCHQTGFDRTVPHAFIRPGIQFIE; translated from the coding sequence ATGAATAAGATTAACTTATCGTCACGTTCATTGCCTCTGACCGCTATGATGGAAAATAGTCAAGATGTTTGGGGAATAAAAGACAGCGAATCACGCTTTATTTATACGAATCGTGCTTTTCTTGATTTTTTAAATGTGCCACAAGGATTTGATGTGATAGGGCGGCGTGATGATGAACTTCCTACGTGTATTTTAGAATTTACTTTAATCATTCAAAAACTGGAAAGAGAGGTTATAAAAAGCGGGCAAAAAATCACCCTCATTAAAACGCATTTCTTTGGTCGTGAACAGAAACTGCAACCTTATTTATACGAAACCTTTCCGTTGCATAATAAAAGAAACAAGTGCATCGGCACGGTTTTTTATGGCAGAAAACTGGCTATTATTTCACTGCCCCACTACGTAGATAAGCTAACTGCCACGCTATTATTGGACCCTCCCTCGACTCTATTTACGCAATCTGAATTGAGGATAATCTTTTATTTATTACGCACGATGAGTGCCAAGGAAATAGGTAAAAAATTGGCACGTTCTCATCGCACAATAGAAAATAGAATTCGTATTCTATACCAAAAAGCGAAAGTGCATTCATTGCTGGACTTTAAACATTTTTGTCATCAAACCGGCTTTGACCGCACTGTTCCCCACGCGTTTATACGCCCCGGGATACAGTTTATTGAGTAG
- a CDS encoding IS630 family transposase: MLIAMKIELTADQKITLEAQHRQSHDRRVCDRIRCVLLSADGWTPPMIAHSQLINETTVRRHLTDYHKLNKLKPENGGSDGYLNAEQTTSLVEHLTQPLYHHNHQIVAYIAGRWNITFTVSGLYKGLKQHGFSYKKPKGVPHKFAVEKQQQFIKTYSELKDAAGNDPILFIDAVHPTQTTKISYGWIRKGQDKTIETTGSRTRLNIMGALNIQNVANPIIRDDETINSENVVHFLSAIRAHYPITTTAHVILEGAGYHRSQLVQDAALTLNIHCILFIIKINKLQHKGHNRSK, translated from the coding sequence ATGCTCATAGCCATGAAAATAGAGCTGACTGCTGACCAGAAAATTACCCTCGAAGCCCAACATCGTCAAAGCCATGACCGCCGTGTCTGTGACAGGATCCGGTGTGTTTTGTTGTCCGCAGACGGCTGGACTCCCCCTATGATTGCTCACTCACAGCTCATTAATGAAACCACGGTGCGGCGCCACCTTACAGACTATCATAAACTCAACAAGCTCAAGCCTGAAAATGGCGGCTCCGATGGCTATCTCAATGCGGAACAGACCACGTCGCTGGTTGAACATCTCACCCAGCCGCTCTACCACCACAATCACCAAATTGTGGCCTATATCGCTGGACGCTGGAACATCACCTTTACCGTATCAGGTCTGTATAAAGGGTTGAAGCAGCATGGCTTTAGCTATAAAAAGCCGAAAGGTGTTCCGCATAAATTTGCCGTTGAGAAACAGCAGCAATTTATAAAGACCTACAGCGAATTGAAAGACGCCGCGGGTAATGACCCCATACTGTTTATTGATGCCGTTCATCCGACACAAACCACCAAAATAAGCTACGGCTGGATACGAAAAGGCCAGGATAAAACGATAGAGACCACCGGGAGCAGAACGCGGTTGAATATCATGGGAGCCTTGAACATCCAGAATGTGGCTAACCCCATAATCCGTGATGATGAGACGATTAACAGCGAAAATGTGGTTCACTTCCTGTCTGCCATTCGCGCGCATTATCCCATCACGACAACGGCACATGTGATCCTCGAGGGTGCAGGCTATCACCGTTCACAGCTTGTGCAAGACGCCGCGCTTACGTTGAATATCCACTGTATTTTATTTATAATAAAAATCAATAAATTACAACACAAAGGTCACAATCGATCGAAATAA
- a CDS encoding IS4 family transposase, with product MSESALFRTHCVQTQKRLEGHSLVFSLQDTSELNFDSHKKTEGLGSLSQAYHKHKMGLMLHASLMVTQEGLPLGLSSLKCWSRVSREETPQEKQRRLYQSTMKEKESIKWIETLYETAALIPKDTCLITLGDREADIFELFRVASSLKTFFIIRNRKDRKFIDEKGKKTTVQTALSKTPILKTIALTLPKNQQRVARTAYVDMRSISGWLPIRNNLVYGPTNKDASRHIHEKVHVSAISVKEQPPPEGVAPVEWVLLTNLTATDAFEAEEKVNWYRLRWKIEEFFKTLKSGCCVEQCRLNTATKLTKMITLKSIIAFKLMYTRDQ from the coding sequence GTGAGCGAGAGCGCGCTATTCCGTACACATTGTGTGCAAACACAAAAACGTCTGGAGGGGCATTCACTGGTTTTTTCTCTTCAGGACACATCAGAGTTGAACTTTGACTCACATAAAAAGACAGAGGGGTTGGGAAGTCTATCTCAAGCCTATCACAAACATAAAATGGGGTTGATGCTTCATGCAAGTTTGATGGTAACTCAGGAGGGCTTGCCGCTTGGGTTATCCTCGCTTAAATGCTGGTCACGTGTTTCCCGAGAGGAAACGCCTCAGGAAAAACAGCGGCGGCTTTATCAATCGACAATGAAAGAGAAAGAAAGTATTAAGTGGATAGAGACCCTCTACGAGACAGCGGCGCTGATACCCAAAGATACCTGCTTAATCACGCTGGGAGACAGAGAAGCGGATATTTTCGAACTTTTTCGGGTTGCAAGCTCACTAAAAACATTTTTTATTATCCGCAACCGGAAAGACAGAAAATTTATCGATGAAAAGGGAAAAAAAACAACGGTGCAAACCGCCTTGTCAAAGACGCCGATTTTAAAAACCATAGCACTCACCCTGCCCAAAAATCAGCAAAGGGTAGCAAGAACGGCTTATGTGGATATGCGCTCCATTTCAGGCTGGCTTCCCATTAGAAATAATCTAGTTTATGGGCCTACCAATAAAGACGCTTCACGGCATATCCATGAAAAGGTTCACGTATCTGCCATCAGTGTTAAAGAACAGCCTCCTCCAGAAGGAGTAGCGCCTGTCGAATGGGTATTATTGACCAATTTGACGGCCACTGACGCCTTTGAAGCAGAAGAGAAAGTGAATTGGTATAGACTGAGATGGAAGATAGAAGAGTTCTTCAAAACACTGAAATCAGGATGTTGTGTTGAACAATGTCGTTTAAATACGGCAACCAAACTAACGAAAATGATCACCCTCAAAAGCATTATCGCCTTCAAACTGATGTATACCCGTGATCAATGA
- a CDS encoding Rha family transcriptional regulator, translated as MSNVITLYQQVKMSSREIARLTGKQHKDVLYDCRKMFEVLTIQSADFSADYKDASRRTYQEYLLDQDLTMTLVMGYSIPLRHKVATRWRELEEQATRPVCVLPNFEDPPVAAMAWAEQFREKMRLALVNKEQEEELHALKSLFKEGMTIPQFCKMLNGINTQQINHCLAKRNWLYNESKSHTRWRATSYARDRYLTEHQHKISIHSGDDFIKYRPVLLRKGAIRLFYLYRKNKLPMKTYWDGHFTHDKAFNIAS; from the coding sequence ATGTCAAATGTCATCACTCTCTATCAACAGGTAAAAATGTCTAGCCGCGAAATTGCTCGACTAACGGGTAAACAGCATAAGGACGTACTTTATGACTGTAGAAAAATGTTTGAAGTGCTCACTATTCAATCGGCGGACTTTTCCGCCGATTACAAAGACGCCAGTCGTCGCACCTATCAGGAATATTTACTTGACCAGGATTTAACCATGACATTGGTCATGGGTTACAGTATTCCACTTCGCCATAAAGTCGCCACTCGCTGGCGGGAGCTAGAAGAGCAAGCAACACGGCCTGTCTGCGTATTGCCTAATTTCGAAGATCCACCGGTTGCGGCTATGGCATGGGCAGAGCAGTTTCGCGAAAAAATGAGACTGGCCTTAGTAAATAAAGAACAGGAAGAGGAATTACACGCGTTAAAAAGTCTCTTTAAAGAAGGGATGACGATCCCTCAATTTTGCAAAATGCTCAACGGTATTAATACACAACAGATTAATCACTGTTTGGCGAAAAGAAATTGGCTCTATAACGAAAGTAAATCCCATACCCGCTGGCGTGCAACCTCTTATGCGCGTGACCGATATTTGACGGAACATCAACATAAAATCAGCATTCATAGCGGTGATGACTTTATCAAGTACCGACCGGTTTTACTGCGCAAAGGGGCAATTCGATTGTTTTATCTCTATCGCAAAAATAAGCTGCCAATGAAAACATATTGGGATGGGCACTTCACCCATGACAAAGCATTCAATATTGCATCATAG
- a CDS encoding excisionase gives MEQVRRWVRSGAIQPPPRREGREYLVEAHAVKIDPTTPASYAGKRLMERLYHGTQKKAG, from the coding sequence ATGGAACAAGTACGTCGATGGGTCCGCTCTGGTGCCATCCAACCGCCACCGCGGCGCGAGGGCCGAGAATATCTCGTCGAGGCGCATGCCGTAAAAATTGACCCAACAACCCCCGCCAGTTACGCCGGAAAACGCTTAATGGAGAGACTGTATCATGGCACGCAAAAGAAAGCCGGCTAA
- a CDS encoding helix-turn-helix transcriptional regulator, producing the protein MANIDITQFPELREVFPELTPVQFETAMLFSLGVSQKEISELRSISYKVVKQTLEAAKIKFEPRSLHGLLTIFHVRLVLFALQQCVK; encoded by the coding sequence ATGGCTAACATCGATATTACCCAATTTCCTGAATTACGGGAAGTGTTTCCTGAATTAACACCGGTGCAATTTGAAACGGCGATGCTGTTTTCTTTGGGCGTGTCACAAAAAGAAATTTCAGAATTGCGATCAATCTCGTACAAAGTCGTGAAACAGACACTGGAGGCGGCAAAAATCAAATTTGAGCCTCGTTCACTTCATGGCCTGCTAACCATATTCCATGTGCGTCTTGTGCTGTTTGCTTTGCAGCAATGTGTAAAATGA